In Phycodurus eques isolate BA_2022a chromosome 10, UOR_Pequ_1.1, whole genome shotgun sequence, a genomic segment contains:
- the podxl2 gene encoding podocalyxin-like protein 2, with protein sequence MTTPPQKPHVVCVDWTQPSGQGYVLLNMMRNLKCEEFRGDGGVRLMKTMERRVVRRMNSTEGSWVIYLSKPRHQQRQMLMHVASDDGVMATKDLLSLLGEMRPSLNRVGIQEYGAPPTCQPRRSASQRSDYSKLFVVLVVIGSICLVIITSGFIYICWQRRPPSTKTTFHGEELRFVENGCHDNPTLDVAGDNQPDARPEDHREEQKKKQPSTNGLVGGGEGVCVEENPRWQVFVNQAAAEEEEEEDTHL encoded by the exons ATGACCACGCCCCCTCAGAAGCCACAC GTGGTGTGCGTGGACTGGACGCAGCCGAGTGGACAGGGCTACGTCCTCCTCAACATGATGCGCAACCTGAAATGC GAGGAGTTCCGCGGCGACGGCGGCGTGCGCCTGATGAAGACGATGGAGCGACGCGTTGTGCGGCGCATGAACAGCACAGAGGGATCGTGGGTAATTTACCTGAGCAAGCCCAGGCACCAACAACGACAGATGCTGATGCACGTGGCGTCTGACGACG GCGTGATGGCCACCAAGGACCTGCTGAGTCTGCTGGGAGAAATGCGTCCGAGTTTAAACAGG GTGGGCATCCAAGAATACGGCGCGCCGCCTACGTGCCAACCCCGCCGCAGCGCGTCCCAGCGCAGCGACTACAGCAAACTGTTTGTTGTCCTGGTGGTCATCGGCTCCATCTGCCTGGTCATCATCACGTCGGGCTTCATCTACATCTGCTGGCAGAGACGCCCCCCTTCCACCAAGACCACT TTCCACGGCGAGGAGCTTCGCTTTGTGGAGAAcggttgccatgacaacccCACCCTGGACGTGGCGGGCGACAACCAGCCTGACGCCCGGCCTGAAGACCACCGAgaagaacagaagaagaagcagcctAGTACCAACGGACTGGTGGGGGGAGGCGAGGGCGTCTGCGTGGAGGAGAACCCTCGCTGGCAG GTCTTTGTCAATCAAGCAGCagctgaggaagaggaagaagaggacacACACCTCTGA